The Rhizobium sp. CCGE531 genomic sequence GTCGGCGACGACATCGTACCCTATCTCGTCAACATGACGAAGCGCGGCGCCGACCAGATCGGTGGTGCCGACTATACCTTCGACTGCACCGGCAACACCAGGGTGATGCGCCAGGCGCTCGAAGCTTCGCATCGCGGCTGGGGCAAGTCGGTGGTCATCGGCGTTGCCGGCGCCGGCCAGGAGATCTCGACGCGTCCGTTCCAGCTGGTGACCGGCCGCTCGTGGATGGGGACGGCCTTCGGCGGTGCGCGCGGCCGCACCGATGTGCCGAAGATCGTCGACTGGTACATGGAGGGCAAGATCGAGATCGATCCGATGATCACCCACACCATGCCGCTCGAAGACATCAACAAGGGCTTTGAGCTCATGCACTCCGGAAAAAGTGTCAGGGGCGTGGTGGTTTACTGAGCATCCAGGAAATTATGGATCGGAGCGACACTCATCGCTCCGGTCCAATTTATTCATGAACGGCTGCATCTGTTGTGCTACTGTTCCGTGGGTAAGGACCAGGACATCGTCATGCATCGAAACCAATCTGTTTCATTGACCGACCGCCAGCAAAAGCTTGTCGACCAACTCGTCGGATCGGGCCGTTATCACGGCGCGAAGGATGTCATCGCAGCGAGCTTACGCTTACTTGAAGACCACGAAAAGCAGGCGAATGCCTTCATCGCGGATATGGAACGAGAGATTGCTCTCGGTTTGGAAAGCGGTGAGGCTAAGCCGATGGAATCGGCGGACGAATTGCTGTCGAAGTTCCGTCGGCAGAAGTAACGCATGGCAGGACAGATAATCCGAAGGCCGCTTTTCGTTGAAGATGTTCGCTCGGCCTGGGCATACATTACGGAAGAAAACTCCGCCGCAGCGGATGCTTCGGTTCGGGAATTGGAAAAACGATATCAGATCCTCGCCGTTAATCCGCTGCTCGGCGTTCAACGGTTTCCGAAATATCCAAATCTTCGTATGTTTCCTTTCAGACAGTACATCATAATCTATGATCCACTGGCGAACGGTTCCGGCGTAGAATTGATCCGCTTCCTTCACGCCGCGAGAGATTATCATCGCTTCTTTGATGATTGATGCCATGTCTTTCATCGTTCCCGGATGTTCCATTTTAAGCTTAGCACAATGATTTATGTCGATGCCGATGCCTGTCCGGTGAAGCCGGAGATCCTGAAAGTTGCCGAACGCCACGGCATCGAGGTGACTTTTGTCGCAAATTCCGGGCTGCGGCCGTCGCGGGATCCGATGGTGCATAACGTCATTGTCTCCAACGCCTTCGATGCCGCCGACAACTGGATCGCCGAGCATGCGGGTGCCGGCGACATCGTCGTCACCGCGGACGTGCCGCTTGCCGGCCGTTGCGTCGCGACCGGAGCGCTGGTGACGGGGCCGACCGGCCGCATCTTTGACAAAACGAATATCGGCATGGCCACGGCCATGCGCGATCTCGGCGCGCATCTTCGCGAAACCGGCGAAAGCAAGGGCTACAATGCCGCCTTCTCGCCACGCGACCGCTCCGCCTTTCTCGAAACCTTCGACCGGCTCTGCCGGCGTGCTAGAGCATGATCTCAAAAAGTGCGCAGCGGTTTTTGGATAAGATCATGCAAAATCAAAATATTAGAGCGTAGTGGCGGTTCGAAGAAAAGCCATAACGCTCTAAAATCCATCAAACGCCTGGAGGCCAGCAGTGAACATCATTTCCCAGAACACAGCATTCGGCGGCATGCAGGGCGTCTTTTCGCATGAGTCCGAAGCCTGCAAATGCGAGATGACCTTCGCCGTCTTCGTGCCGCCGCAGGCGATCAAGGAGCCCCGCCCCGTCCTTTGGTATCTTTCCGGCCTCACCTGCACCCATGCCAACGTCATGGAAAAGGGCGAGTATCGCCGCATGGCCGCCGAGCTCGGCCTGATCATCGTCTGCCCGGACACAAGCCCGCGCGGCAACGATGTGTCGGACGAGCTGACCAATTGGCAAATGGGCAAAGGCGCCGGCTTCTATCTCGATGCCACCGAAACGCCCTGGGCCGAAAACTACCAGATGTACAGCTACATTGCCGAGGAACTGCCCGCGATCATATCGAAGCAATTCCGTGCCGATATGAGCCGCCAGGCCATCTTCGGCCATTCCATGGGCGGCCACGGCGCCATGACGATCGCGCTGAGGAACCCGGAGCGCTTCAAGAGCTGCTCGGCGTTCGCCCCGATCGTACAGCCGTCGACGGCCGATTGGTCCGCACCTGCCCTCGAAAAATATCTCGGCAGCGACAAGGCCGCATGGCGCCGCTACGACGCCTGCGCACTCGTCGAAGACGGCGCCCGCTTCCCCGAATTCCTTGTCGACCAGGGCAAGGCCGACAGCTTCCTTGAAAACGGCCTGCGTCCCTGGCTGTTCGAAGAGGCGATCAAGGGCACCGACATCGATTTGACCCTGCGCATGCATGACCGCTACGACCATTCCTATTACTTCATCTCCAGCTTCATGGACGATCATCTGAAGTGGCATGCCGAACGCCTGGCACGGTGAAGATGGCATGGCTGCCATGCGGTTCTTGCCTTGAAAAGTGCCTTCGGCAAAGGCATATAGGCAATACGCAGACGACTGCGGCGGCCGGCGCCCATAACCGGCCGCAGACACCGCGGGGACGGCCTCGCTCTTAACAAAGGAGCGTAAAATGGCTTGGTTCCTGCTTTTCCTCGCAGGCTTGTTCGAAATCGGCTGGGCGGTCGGCCTCAAATATACCGACGGATTCACCCGGCCGATGCCGACGGTTCTCACCGTCATATCCATGATCATCAGCGTCGTGCTGCTCGGTTTGGCCGTAAAGACCCTGCCGATGGGCACCGCCTACGCGGTCTGGACCGGCATCGGCACGGTTGGCACGGTTCTGCTCGGCATATGGCTGCTCGGCGATCCCGCGACTTTCGTCCGACTGCTCTGCATCGGCCTGATCGTGGCCGGCATTGCCGGCCTCAAGCTCGCGGCCTGACGGGCTACGGGCGGCGCTGGCGATTGTCCAGCGCCCATTTTCCCGATCCGGCAAACACCAGAAACAGGAAGATGAAGCAGAATAGCACCGCGCCATCTCCCTCATTATTGGCCGGGAAGAAATTGATCGGCATATGCACCTTGAAATAGGCGATCGCCATTTCGCCGCTGAGGAGGAAGGCGACTGGGCGGGTGAAGAGACCGAGCAGGATGAGGATACCGCCCACGAACTCGATGATCGCAGCCGCGAAGAACAGCGTCGTGATGGCGTAAGGTGCCGGCGGAAAGCCGAAGAGCTTCTGCGTGCCGTGTTGGATGAACAACAGGGCAGTGATGATTCGCAGAATTGCGAGGGCTGCAGGCTGATAGGGCGACAAGCGCTCGGAAAGTGACATGAAGATCTCCGTTCGAAGGGGGAATGCGAAGGGAGATCCTGTCGAAAGTATTCTCGCTTCGCTGACAGAGGCATCAACACGCGAGAGACGGATTTATTCGGCGGGCTCGAGCACCAGCCCGCCGAATAAATGGATTACTTCTTGTTGTTGTCGAGCGCCAGAAGGCCCGGACCTGCGAAGATCAGGAACAGGAAGAGGAAGCAATAGAGGATCGCTCCGTCACCGCCATTGTTGGCCGGGAAGAAATTCTTCGGATAATGCGCCATGAAATAGGCGACCGCCATATTGCCGCAGAGAATGAAGGCAACCGGGCGGGTAAAGAATCCGGCGACCGTCGCCAATCCCCCGACGACTTCGATGATACCCTGAACCAAAAGCAAGGTCGGCAGCGGGCTTGGAAATTGACCGCCGGCCGGAAAGCCGAAAAGCTTCTGCGTGCCATGTTCGATGAACAGCAGGCCGGTGACGATACGCAACACAGTAAGAGCATAGGGCTGATACTGATTCAGCCGATCGGAAAGCGCCATTTTAAACTCCAGTTCTAACTCCCCCACGAGGAAGCATTAGTGTGGATGGTCGCGAACGTGAAAACACGGATTCTGACGTCCAATCAATTTTCCGTGCGAAATCCGTGACTTGTTGTCACAGACTTACAACGGGATGTTGTCGTGCTTCTTCCAGGGATTGGTCAGGTCCTTGTTGCGCAACATTCTGAGCCCCTGCGCCAGCCGCCGCCGCGTCGAGCGCGGCATGATCACCTCGTCGATGTAGCCGCGCTCGGCGGCGACGAATGGCGACAGGAAACGATCCTCGTACATCTTCGTATGCGCTGCAATCTTTTGCGGATCGGCGATATCCTTGCGGAAGATGATTTCCACCGCCCCCTTGGCGCCCATCACGGCGATCTGTGCCGTCGGCCAGGCATAGTTGAGATCGCCGCGCAGATGCTTCGAGGCCATCACGTCATAGGCGCCGCCAAAGGCCTTGCGGGTGATGACGGTCAGTTTCGGCACGGTCGCTTCGGCATAGGCAAAGAGCAGCTTGGCGCCATGCTTGATCAGCCCGCCATATTCCTGCGCGGTTCCCGGCAGGAATCCGGGCACATCGACGAAGGTGACGATCGGGATATTGAAACAATCGCAGAAGCGCACGAAGCGTGCCGCCTTTCGCGATGCATCGCTGTCGAGAACGCCGGCGAGCACCATCGGCTGATTGGCGACGAAGCCGACCGTGGCCCCTTCGATGCGACCGAAACCGCAGACGATGTTCTTGGCGAAGCTTTCCTGTATCTCGAAGAAATCGCCCTCGTCCGCGATCTTCAGGATCAGTTCCTTGATGTCGTAGGGCTTGTTGGCATTGGCCGGGATCAGCGTATCGAGCGAGTTATCGGGCTCGGTCACGGATTGATAGCATTCGATCTCCGGCACTGTCGCCGTGTTCGACTGCGGCAGGAAATCGATGAGACGGCGCACCTGCAGCAGCGTATCGACATCATTGTCATAGGCCGCATCGGCGATCGACGATTTCGTCGTATGCACCGAGGCGCCGCCGAGCTGCTCGGAGGTAACGGTCTCGTTGGTGACGGTCTTCACCACATCCGGCCCGGTGACGAACATGTAGGATGTGTCGCGCACCATGAAGATGAAGTCCGTCATGGCGGGAGAATAGACGTCCCCACCGGCGCACGGGCCCATGATGATGGAGATCTGCGGAATGACGCCCGACGCCAGCACATTGCGCTGGAACACTTCGGCATAGCCGCCGAGCGCGGCCACGCCTTCCTGAATGCGGGCGCCGCCCGCGTCATAGATGCCGATGATCGGCGCGCGGTTCTTCAGTGCCATATCCTGTACCTTGGTGATCTTTTCCGCATGTGCTTCCGAAAGAGATCCACCGAAGACCGTGAAATCCTTGGCAAAAATGAAAACGGTTCGGCCGTTGACTGTGCCCCACCCAGTCACGACGCCGTCGCCGGCGATCTTGCTCTTGTCCATGCTGAAATCGGTCGAGCGATGTTCCACGAACATGTCGAATTCCTCGAAGGAGCCCTCGTCGAGAAAAATATCGATGCGCTCGCGCGCCGTCAGCTTGCCGCGCGCATGCTGCGCGTCGATGCGCACCTGCCCGCCTCCAAGCCTCGCGACACCGCGACGGCGCTCCAGTTCCTGCAGGATTTCCTTCATGCGGTTCTCTCTCCTTCACCGCTTGGACTAGAGCATTTTCGCTCTAGCATGGCCCAAGCACCGTTTGAAGCTGCCGGCTCAGTCCGCCAGCCGCGGCGTCGTCAGCGAAAAGATGGAGCGGACGCGAGCAGCGATATCCTCTGCCATCAACTCATCCGCCGTGGCCGGATCGGGAGCGGTGGTTTTGGTCTCGAAAGATGCCATGGCGACCACGGCGCCGCCGTCCAACGCCGCAGCGTCGATGTTGACCTTGGCGCTGTTGCGATCGCGGTTGAAGCCGCGCGCCCTGCGAACATCGGTCAGCCGGACGGTGATTGCGACCTGTGGCAAGGGTTGATTGTAGGTCGTTGCGGCGATCGCCGCATTGACGCGATCGTTGACGGCTGCGGCCAGCGCCGGCGATACCGGCGGCAGAGCCTGATCCGCAATCACGGTGGCGCTACGCAGGGCATAGGTAGGAGGCGGAGGGTCGACGGACCAGCTTGAGCAGGCTGCCAGCGCCAAACATCCCACGAGCGCCGAAGCGACACCCGACCTCAACCACGACATGATACCCGTCCAGACCTACGAACTTTTAAGATACGAAGACCGATATAAAGGACTGGAAATCAACAATGTTCAACTGCGAAGCGCGGAAAAAACATCGGTCGCGGCCTGAAATTCCTCAAAACGTTGTGCACGACGCTGTTCGGCCTCTTCGTCGCTGCCCCAATGCTCGATCGTCCAGTCCTCGTCGAGATGGGCAAGCGACCAGACATCCGTGAGCGGCAGGAAACCTTCGGCAAAGGCCAACGCCAGGATCGCCGAGCCGGTGAGGGTTGTGATCGTATGCAGGCTCGCAAGTTCCATCGGCGTGTCATACTTGCGCAACGCGGCGGCGAAGGCTGTGGTGGCTTCGCCTAGCTGTTCCTGATGCATGACGCCTTCGGCCAGGATGAAGCGGGCGCCGATATCGCGCGCCGCCCATTCGATCACCGGGTTCCAGCGTTCCGATTGCCGTTCGACAAGGCGCTCCGGTCCGTCGGCGCGGTAGCAAAGCAGATCGCTGCCGGAGAAGCGGACGATTTCGTCGAACACGGCCTGGCTCTCCGTCGCAACACCGTCGATGGCCGTGTTGACGAGGCGTGTTACCGGCATGCTGGCCGGGTCGATCACGTCGACCTGTCGCGCCCATTCGGCGGCCACCAGTCTGGCAAGCGCTTCCGTCGGCAGGGCCAGCGAATGCCGCGCCGGCGTCTTCACCACCTTGCCGTCGAGAGCGATGGCGTGACCGCCCTCGTCCGCGCTGATCGTCACATCCTTGTAGAAGCGCTTGGGCAACGGCTTCTTCATCTGGATCTGCGCACGGCGGATCGGATCGGGATGGCTAAGACCTTCGGAAAGATCGTTCAACAGGTCGCGCATGGCGTCACCTCAGAGAATATGGCTCAACAGGTCGTTCGGATGGTGGGCGATGGCATCGGCTCCGGCCGCCAGCAGCTCTTCCACCGAGGCATAGCCCCAGGCGACGCCGATGGCGGTCGCGCCCGCCGCCTTCGCCATCTGCATGTCGTAGATGGCATCGCCGATCACGATGGTATCGTGCGGATCCATGCCTGTTTCGTCGCAGCATTCCGTCACCATCGCCGGATGCGGCTTGGACGGGCAATCGTCGGCGGTGCGCGAGACTATGAAATAGGGCGTGAAATCGTTGACCTCAAGGATGTGGGTCAAACCGCGGCGGGATTTACCCGTCACCGCGCCGATCAGCAGTTCATCGCGGCCCGCAAGCGTCTCGATCAGCGGCTTGATGCCGTCGAAGAGCGGCGTCTGCATGTCGGCCTCGTCCCGCACGTCGGGAAAGATCGACTTGTAATGCGCCGTCATCGCGATCGCTTCCTCGTCCACATGCGGCTTGCCCTGCAGGCGGGAAATGGCGATATCGAGCGACAGGCCGATGATCGACTTCGTCGCCGAAACGTCGGGGCGCTTATAGCCGAAGGCGACAAAGGTTCGCGCCATGACCTCGTGGATCAGCCGCGCGCTGTCGACCAGCGTGCCGTCGCAGTCGAAAAGGACCAGCCTCATTCGTCGTCCGGCTCCCCCGCCGATTCCATGTCAAAGCCAAGAAGGTTCCAGGTCTGCACCATATGCGGCGGCAAAGGCGCGGTGACGCGGAGCCGCCCGCCGTTCGGATGCGGGATATCGATGTGACGCGCATGCAGATGCAGGCGCTTCTGAACACCGCCCGGAAAATCCCAATTCGGATCATCATCGAAATATTTGGGATCGCCGATGATTGGATGGCCCATATGCAGCGCGTGGACACGCAACTGGTGCGTGCGGCCGGTATAGGGTTCCATTTCCAGCCATGCGAGGCTCTGCGCCGCGGTTTCGAGCACGCGATAGTAGGAGATGGCGTGATCCGCGC encodes the following:
- a CDS encoding type II toxin-antitoxin system ParD family antitoxin, whose product is MGKDQDIVMHRNQSVSLTDRQQKLVDQLVGSGRYHGAKDVIAASLRLLEDHEKQANAFIADMEREIALGLESGEAKPMESADELLSKFRRQK
- a CDS encoding type II toxin-antitoxin system RelE/ParE family toxin, with amino-acid sequence MAGQIIRRPLFVEDVRSAWAYITEENSAAADASVRELEKRYQILAVNPLLGVQRFPKYPNLRMFPFRQYIIIYDPLANGSGVELIRFLHAARDYHRFFDD
- a CDS encoding YaiI/YqxD family protein, which produces MIYVDADACPVKPEILKVAERHGIEVTFVANSGLRPSRDPMVHNVIVSNAFDAADNWIAEHAGAGDIVVTADVPLAGRCVATGALVTGPTGRIFDKTNIGMATAMRDLGAHLRETGESKGYNAAFSPRDRSAFLETFDRLCRRARA
- the fghA gene encoding S-formylglutathione hydrolase, which gives rise to MNIISQNTAFGGMQGVFSHESEACKCEMTFAVFVPPQAIKEPRPVLWYLSGLTCTHANVMEKGEYRRMAAELGLIIVCPDTSPRGNDVSDELTNWQMGKGAGFYLDATETPWAENYQMYSYIAEELPAIISKQFRADMSRQAIFGHSMGGHGAMTIALRNPERFKSCSAFAPIVQPSTADWSAPALEKYLGSDKAAWRRYDACALVEDGARFPEFLVDQGKADSFLENGLRPWLFEEAIKGTDIDLTLRMHDRYDHSYYFISSFMDDHLKWHAERLAR
- the sugE gene encoding quaternary ammonium compound efflux SMR transporter SugE, with product MAWFLLFLAGLFEIGWAVGLKYTDGFTRPMPTVLTVISMIISVVLLGLAVKTLPMGTAYAVWTGIGTVGTVLLGIWLLGDPATFVRLLCIGLIVAGIAGLKLAA
- a CDS encoding DoxX family protein, which gives rise to MSLSERLSPYQPAALAILRIITALLFIQHGTQKLFGFPPAPYAITTLFFAAAIIEFVGGILILLGLFTRPVAFLLSGEMAIAYFKVHMPINFFPANNEGDGAVLFCFIFLFLVFAGSGKWALDNRQRRP
- a CDS encoding DoxX family protein, with product MALSDRLNQYQPYALTVLRIVTGLLFIEHGTQKLFGFPAGGQFPSPLPTLLLVQGIIEVVGGLATVAGFFTRPVAFILCGNMAVAYFMAHYPKNFFPANNGGDGAILYCFLFLFLIFAGPGLLALDNNKK
- a CDS encoding acyl-CoA carboxylase subunit beta, translated to MKEILQELERRRGVARLGGGQVRIDAQHARGKLTARERIDIFLDEGSFEEFDMFVEHRSTDFSMDKSKIAGDGVVTGWGTVNGRTVFIFAKDFTVFGGSLSEAHAEKITKVQDMALKNRAPIIGIYDAGGARIQEGVAALGGYAEVFQRNVLASGVIPQISIIMGPCAGGDVYSPAMTDFIFMVRDTSYMFVTGPDVVKTVTNETVTSEQLGGASVHTTKSSIADAAYDNDVDTLLQVRRLIDFLPQSNTATVPEIECYQSVTEPDNSLDTLIPANANKPYDIKELILKIADEGDFFEIQESFAKNIVCGFGRIEGATVGFVANQPMVLAGVLDSDASRKAARFVRFCDCFNIPIVTFVDVPGFLPGTAQEYGGLIKHGAKLLFAYAEATVPKLTVITRKAFGGAYDVMASKHLRGDLNYAWPTAQIAVMGAKGAVEIIFRKDIADPQKIAAHTKMYEDRFLSPFVAAERGYIDEVIMPRSTRRRLAQGLRMLRNKDLTNPWKKHDNIPL
- a CDS encoding ATP12 family chaperone protein — translated: MRDLLNDLSEGLSHPDPIRRAQIQMKKPLPKRFYKDVTISADEGGHAIALDGKVVKTPARHSLALPTEALARLVAAEWARQVDVIDPASMPVTRLVNTAIDGVATESQAVFDEIVRFSGSDLLCYRADGPERLVERQSERWNPVIEWAARDIGARFILAEGVMHQEQLGEATTAFAAALRKYDTPMELASLHTITTLTGSAILALAFAEGFLPLTDVWSLAHLDEDWTIEHWGSDEEAEQRRAQRFEEFQAATDVFSALRS
- a CDS encoding HAD-IA family hydrolase, yielding MRLVLFDCDGTLVDSARLIHEVMARTFVAFGYKRPDVSATKSIIGLSLDIAISRLQGKPHVDEEAIAMTAHYKSIFPDVRDEADMQTPLFDGIKPLIETLAGRDELLIGAVTGKSRRGLTHILEVNDFTPYFIVSRTADDCPSKPHPAMVTECCDETGMDPHDTIVIGDAIYDMQMAKAAGATAIGVAWGYASVEELLAAGADAIAHHPNDLLSHIL